Proteins encoded within one genomic window of Jiangella mangrovi:
- a CDS encoding DUF1295 domain-containing protein has translation MGGVAWAGLGPNLGLTAAAVVVLMAGVVLWVARGGAAVVIDTVWGAGFALVAVVGWVASAGDGDDVLRAVVTVLTVAWGVRLAVHLHRRNHGKGEDPRYEDLFARHDGGRVRVTALWVCLPQAVILWFVSLPVQVAQYMTLEPAWWLVGLGVVVWAAGLVLEAVGDWQLARFKADPSNRGRIMDRGLWRYTRHPNYFGDACVWWGLWLCACVTWPGAATVASPLLMTFVLARGTGKPLTEKRMAERPGYAEYVQRTSGFVPLPPRQRSSRGSG, from the coding sequence ATGGGCGGCGTCGCCTGGGCCGGGCTCGGGCCGAACCTCGGGCTCACCGCCGCGGCCGTCGTCGTGCTCATGGCCGGCGTCGTCCTGTGGGTGGCCCGTGGCGGCGCCGCCGTCGTCATCGACACCGTCTGGGGCGCCGGGTTCGCGCTCGTGGCCGTGGTCGGCTGGGTGGCGTCGGCCGGCGACGGCGACGACGTGCTGCGGGCGGTGGTCACCGTCCTCACCGTCGCCTGGGGCGTCCGCCTCGCCGTCCACCTGCACCGGCGCAACCACGGCAAGGGCGAGGACCCGCGCTACGAGGACCTGTTCGCCCGGCACGACGGGGGCCGGGTGCGCGTGACGGCGCTCTGGGTCTGCCTTCCGCAGGCGGTGATCCTCTGGTTCGTCTCGCTGCCGGTGCAGGTGGCGCAGTACATGACGCTGGAGCCGGCGTGGTGGCTGGTCGGGCTGGGCGTCGTGGTGTGGGCGGCCGGGCTGGTCCTCGAGGCCGTCGGCGACTGGCAACTGGCCCGGTTCAAGGCCGACCCGTCGAACCGCGGGCGGATCATGGACCGCGGGCTCTGGCGCTACACGCGGCACCCCAACTACTTCGGCGACGCCTGCGTCTGGTGGGGCCTGTGGCTGTGCGCGTGCGTCACCTGGCCGGGCGCCGCCACCGTCGCGTCGCCGCTGCTCATGACGTTCGTGCTGGCGCGCGGGACGGGCAAGCCGCTGACCGAGAAGCGCATGGCCGAGCGGCCCGGCTACGCCGAGTACGTCCAGCGGACCAGCGGCTTCGTCCCGCTGCCACCCCGTCAGAGGTCGAGCAGGGGGTCCGGGTAG
- a CDS encoding SAM-dependent methyltransferase, with amino-acid sequence MTTLTEIDAGLWPDVARVPAAGAARLRAARTAIAHATRVAGVRLREAGGADAPGDRPPGDRRPVLEVLRPHEFYARLGRDGLIGFGEGYMSGAWTAPDLAGLLTAFAARLTSLVPPPLQKLRRAFQPSMPAAELADRAGARRNVSRHYDLSNELFALFLDPTMTYSSALFEPGDDLERAQLRKIDAVLDAASVRPGSRVLEIGTGWGALAVRAATERGARVTTVTLSEEQARLARSRVEAAGVADLVDIQVRDYRDVEGRYDAVVSVEMIEAVSERHWPDYFAALGRALAPGGRVGLQAITMPHDHLLATRHSWTWIHKYVFPGGLIPSEVAIRAHALRDGGLAVLQRRSFGAHYAETLRQWRERFLAAADAVSALGFDPVFRRMWEFYLAYCEAGFRTGRLDVEQYTLGAGGVR; translated from the coding sequence ATGACCACGCTCACCGAGATCGACGCCGGTCTCTGGCCCGACGTCGCCCGCGTGCCGGCGGCGGGTGCGGCCCGGCTCCGCGCGGCCCGGACGGCGATCGCCCACGCCACGCGCGTGGCCGGAGTCCGGCTGCGCGAGGCGGGCGGCGCCGACGCGCCCGGTGACCGGCCGCCCGGCGACCGGCGGCCCGTGCTCGAGGTGCTGCGGCCGCACGAGTTCTACGCGCGCCTCGGCCGTGACGGGCTCATCGGCTTCGGCGAGGGCTACATGAGCGGCGCCTGGACCGCGCCGGACCTCGCGGGACTGCTGACGGCGTTCGCCGCCCGGCTCACCAGCCTGGTGCCGCCGCCGCTGCAGAAGCTGCGCCGGGCGTTCCAGCCATCGATGCCGGCCGCGGAGCTGGCCGACCGCGCGGGCGCCCGGCGCAACGTCAGCCGCCACTACGACCTCTCCAACGAGCTGTTCGCGCTGTTCCTCGACCCGACCATGACCTACTCGTCGGCGCTGTTCGAGCCCGGCGACGACCTCGAGCGGGCCCAGCTGCGCAAGATCGACGCCGTCCTCGACGCCGCCTCCGTCCGGCCGGGCTCGCGGGTGCTCGAAATCGGCACCGGCTGGGGCGCGCTGGCGGTCCGCGCCGCCACCGAGCGCGGGGCGCGCGTCACCACCGTCACGCTGTCGGAGGAGCAGGCGCGGCTGGCCCGTTCACGCGTCGAGGCGGCAGGGGTGGCGGATCTGGTGGACATCCAGGTGCGCGACTACCGCGACGTCGAGGGCCGCTACGACGCCGTCGTCAGCGTCGAGATGATCGAGGCGGTCAGCGAGCGGCACTGGCCGGACTACTTCGCCGCGCTGGGCCGGGCGCTGGCGCCGGGCGGACGGGTCGGGCTGCAGGCCATCACCATGCCGCACGACCACCTGCTGGCCACCCGGCACTCGTGGACCTGGATCCACAAGTACGTCTTCCCCGGCGGGCTGATCCCGTCGGAGGTCGCGATCCGGGCGCACGCGCTGCGCGACGGCGGGCTGGCCGTGCTGCAGCGCCGCTCGTTCGGCGCGCACTACGCCGAGACGCTGCGGCAGTGGCGCGAGCGGTTCCTGGCCGCCGCGGACGCCGTCAGCGCGCTCGGCTTCGACCCGGTGTTCCGGCGGATGTGGGAGTTCTACCTCGCCTACTGCGAGGCCGGCTTCCGCACCGGCCGGCTGGACGTCGAGCAGTACACGCTCGGGGCAGGAGGGGTGCGATGA
- a CDS encoding SAM-dependent methyltransferase encodes MTTATADRLHGLLGDVLGAEPPVRIRAWDGSLAGPADAPVVVLRSPMALRRLLWRPGELGLARAYVAGDLDVEGDLGAAFSHTRSAFAARQTRPRPAAVRSAWRAARDWRLIGAPPPAPPEEARLRGRRHTQRRDRAAISHHYDLGNDFYELLLDETMAYSCGLWTPEMGDGDGAAASRAKLDLVCRKLELHPGDHLVDVGCGWGSLVLHAAAEYGARVTGYTISRSQAEYVRERIARAGLGDRATVELRDYRDIGDTAADAVASIEMGEHVGQERYPEYAAVLHRIVRPDGRLLLQQMSRGPQAAGGGAFIESYIAPDMHMRPLPETLRMVAAAGFELRHVEALREHYVRTIRFWAGRLESHWDDVVALAGERTARVWRLYLAGGAAAFDEGRMGVDQILAERR; translated from the coding sequence ATGACGACGGCGACCGCGGATCGGTTGCACGGGCTGCTCGGGGACGTCCTCGGCGCGGAGCCGCCGGTGCGGATCCGGGCCTGGGACGGCAGCCTGGCCGGCCCCGCCGATGCGCCCGTCGTGGTGCTGCGCTCGCCCATGGCGCTGCGCCGGCTGCTGTGGCGGCCCGGCGAGCTGGGCCTGGCCCGTGCGTACGTCGCCGGCGACCTGGACGTCGAGGGCGATCTCGGCGCGGCGTTCTCGCACACCCGGTCCGCGTTCGCGGCGCGGCAGACGAGACCGCGGCCGGCCGCCGTCCGGTCGGCGTGGCGGGCGGCGCGCGACTGGCGGCTCATCGGCGCACCGCCGCCGGCCCCGCCCGAGGAGGCCCGGCTGCGCGGACGGCGGCATACCCAGCGCCGCGACCGCGCGGCCATCAGCCACCACTACGACCTCGGCAACGACTTCTACGAGCTGCTGCTGGACGAGACCATGGCGTACTCGTGCGGCCTCTGGACGCCCGAGATGGGCGACGGCGACGGCGCGGCGGCGTCGCGGGCCAAGCTCGACCTCGTCTGCCGCAAGCTGGAGCTGCACCCCGGCGACCACCTGGTCGACGTCGGCTGCGGGTGGGGCTCGCTGGTGCTGCACGCGGCCGCCGAGTACGGCGCCCGGGTCACGGGCTACACGATCTCGCGGTCGCAGGCGGAGTACGTGCGCGAGCGGATCGCGCGGGCCGGACTCGGCGACCGGGCGACCGTCGAGCTGCGCGACTACCGCGACATCGGCGACACCGCGGCCGACGCCGTCGCGTCGATCGAGATGGGCGAGCACGTCGGCCAGGAGCGCTACCCGGAGTACGCGGCGGTGCTTCACCGGATCGTCCGTCCCGACGGACGGCTGCTGCTGCAGCAGATGTCGCGAGGGCCGCAGGCGGCCGGCGGCGGGGCGTTCATCGAGTCCTACATCGCGCCGGACATGCACATGCGCCCGCTGCCCGAGACGCTGCGCATGGTCGCCGCCGCCGGGTTCGAGCTGCGCCACGTCGAGGCGCTGCGCGAGCACTACGTGCGCACGATCCGGTTCTGGGCCGGCCGCCTGGAGTCGCACTGGGACGATGTCGTCGCGCTGGCCGGCGAGCGGACCGCGCGGGTCTGGCGGCTCTACCTCGCCGGCGGCGCGGCCGCGTTCGACGAGGGCCGCATGGGCGTCGACCAGATCCTGGCGGAGCGGCGCTGA